A single genomic interval of Cucumis sativus cultivar 9930 chromosome 5, Cucumber_9930_V3, whole genome shotgun sequence harbors:
- the LOC101216594 gene encoding cytochrome P450 90A1 isoform X2, with translation MAFFFSFFFFFFLSFLLASSLFLLLRPARFRRMRLPPGTLGLPLIGETLQIISAYKTENPEPFIDERVRKYGPVFTTHLFGEPTVFSADWETNRFILQNEEKLFECSYPGSISNLLGKHSLLLMKGSLHKRMHSLTMSFGNSSILRDHLLADVDRLIRLNLDSWTGRIVLMEEAKKITFELAVKQLMSFDRCEWTQSLMKQYLLVIEGFFTVPLPLFSSTYRRAIQARRKVAEQLGTVVRERRKESEEGVRKKDMLGALLEGEDALSDEQIVDFLLALLVAGYETTSTTMTLAVKFLTETPLALAQLQEEHQQIKARMKESNQHLQWNDYKSMPFTQCVVNETLRVANIISGVFRRVMTDVNIKGYTIPKGWKVFASFRAVHMDHEHFKDARSFNPWRWQKNSSGSMTLNAFTPFGGGSRLCPGYELARVELSVFLHHLVTQFSWVPAENDKLVFFPTTRTQKRYPIYVTRKNETTQSKDSHPDT, from the exons AtggctttcttcttctccttcttcttcttctttttcctttcctttcttttggcttcttctctctttctcctaCTCCGTCCGGCCAGATTCCGCCGTATGCGGCTGCCGCCGGGGACTCTTGGCCTTCCCTTGATCGGAGAGACCCTTCAAATCATCTCCGCCTACAAGACCGAGAACCCTGAACCCTTCATCGACGAACGGGTGCGGAAATATGGGCCGGTTTTTACGACGCATTTGTTTGGTGAACCGACGGTTTTCTCAGCCGATTGGGAAACGAACCGGTTTATTCTTCAGAATGAAGAGAAGCTTTTTGAGTGTAGTTACCCCGGTTCGATTTCTAACCTTCTTGGGAAGCATTCTTTGTTGCTTATGAAAGGAAGTTTACATAAGAGAATGCATTCTTTGACTATGAGTTTTGGAAATTCTTCGATTCTTAGAGATCATCTTTTGGCCGATGTGGACCGGTTGATCCGGCTCAATTTGGACTCTTGGACCGGCCGGATCGTCCTCATGGAAGAAGCTAAAAAG ataACATTTGAGTTAGCAGTGAAGCAATTGATGAGCTTTGATCGCTGTGAATGGACTCAAAGTCTCATGAAACAATATCTTCTCGTCATTGAAGGATTTTTTACCGTCCCTCTCCCTCTTTTTTCATCCACTTACCGTCGAGCCATCcag GCCCGGAGGAAGGTGGCGGAGCAATTGGGGACGGTGGTGCGGGAACGGAGGAAGGAGAGTGAGGAAGGGGTGAGGAAGAAGGACATGCTCGGTGCGCTGCTCGAAGGAGAAGACGCCCTCTCCGACGAGCAAATAGTGGATTTTTTACTGGCTTTATTGGTGGCGGGATATGAAACGACGTCAACTACCATGACGCTGGCCGTCAAGTTTCTGACGGAGACGCCGCTGGCTTTGGCCCAATTACAG GAAGAGCACCAACAAATCAAAGCAAGAATGAAGGAATCAAACCAACACCTCCAATGGAATGATTACAAGTCCATGCCCTTCACCCAATGT gTTGTGAATGAAACATTAAGAGTTGCAAACATAATCAGTGGGGTATTTAGGAGAGTAATGACGGATGTAAACATTAAAG GTTATACGATTCCGAAAGGATGGAAGGTTTTCGCATCATTTCGTGCAGTACATATGGACCATGAGCATTTCAAAGATGCACGTTCTTTTAACCCATGGAGATGGCAAAAG AATAGCTCGGGCTCAATGACATTAAATGCGTTTACACCCTTTGGTGGAGGTTCGAGATTATGTCCAGGTTACGAGCTGGCTAGAGTAGAACtctctgtttttcttcatcatcttgtCACCCAATTCAG TTGGGTTCCAGCAGAAAACGATAAGTTAGTATTTTTCCCAACGACAAGAACACAGAAGCGCTATCCTATATATGTGACGCGTAAGAACGAAACTACACAAAGTAAAGACAGCCATCCAGACACATGA
- the LOC101216594 gene encoding cytochrome P450 90A1 isoform X1 produces the protein MAFFFSFFFFFFLSFLLASSLFLLLRPARFRRMRLPPGTLGLPLIGETLQIISAYKTENPEPFIDERVRKYGPVFTTHLFGEPTVFSADWETNRFILQNEEKLFECSYPGSISNLLGKHSLLLMKGSLHKRMHSLTMSFGNSSILRDHLLADVDRLIRLNLDSWTGRIVLMEEAKKITFELAVKQLMSFDRCEWTQSLMKQYLLVIEGFFTVPLPLFSSTYRRAIQARRKVAEQLGTVVRERRKESEEGVRKKDMLGALLEGEDALSDEQIVDFLLALLVAGYETTSTTMTLAVKFLTETPLALAQLQEEHQQIKARMKESNQHLQWNDYKSMPFTQCVVNETLRVANIISGVFRRVMTDVNIKGYTIPKGWKVFASFRAVHMDHEHFKDARSFNPWRWQKQNSSGSMTLNAFTPFGGGSRLCPGYELARVELSVFLHHLVTQFSWVPAENDKLVFFPTTRTQKRYPIYVTRKNETTQSKDSHPDT, from the exons AtggctttcttcttctccttcttcttcttctttttcctttcctttcttttggcttcttctctctttctcctaCTCCGTCCGGCCAGATTCCGCCGTATGCGGCTGCCGCCGGGGACTCTTGGCCTTCCCTTGATCGGAGAGACCCTTCAAATCATCTCCGCCTACAAGACCGAGAACCCTGAACCCTTCATCGACGAACGGGTGCGGAAATATGGGCCGGTTTTTACGACGCATTTGTTTGGTGAACCGACGGTTTTCTCAGCCGATTGGGAAACGAACCGGTTTATTCTTCAGAATGAAGAGAAGCTTTTTGAGTGTAGTTACCCCGGTTCGATTTCTAACCTTCTTGGGAAGCATTCTTTGTTGCTTATGAAAGGAAGTTTACATAAGAGAATGCATTCTTTGACTATGAGTTTTGGAAATTCTTCGATTCTTAGAGATCATCTTTTGGCCGATGTGGACCGGTTGATCCGGCTCAATTTGGACTCTTGGACCGGCCGGATCGTCCTCATGGAAGAAGCTAAAAAG ataACATTTGAGTTAGCAGTGAAGCAATTGATGAGCTTTGATCGCTGTGAATGGACTCAAAGTCTCATGAAACAATATCTTCTCGTCATTGAAGGATTTTTTACCGTCCCTCTCCCTCTTTTTTCATCCACTTACCGTCGAGCCATCcag GCCCGGAGGAAGGTGGCGGAGCAATTGGGGACGGTGGTGCGGGAACGGAGGAAGGAGAGTGAGGAAGGGGTGAGGAAGAAGGACATGCTCGGTGCGCTGCTCGAAGGAGAAGACGCCCTCTCCGACGAGCAAATAGTGGATTTTTTACTGGCTTTATTGGTGGCGGGATATGAAACGACGTCAACTACCATGACGCTGGCCGTCAAGTTTCTGACGGAGACGCCGCTGGCTTTGGCCCAATTACAG GAAGAGCACCAACAAATCAAAGCAAGAATGAAGGAATCAAACCAACACCTCCAATGGAATGATTACAAGTCCATGCCCTTCACCCAATGT gTTGTGAATGAAACATTAAGAGTTGCAAACATAATCAGTGGGGTATTTAGGAGAGTAATGACGGATGTAAACATTAAAG GTTATACGATTCCGAAAGGATGGAAGGTTTTCGCATCATTTCGTGCAGTACATATGGACCATGAGCATTTCAAAGATGCACGTTCTTTTAACCCATGGAGATGGCAAAAG CAGAATAGCTCGGGCTCAATGACATTAAATGCGTTTACACCCTTTGGTGGAGGTTCGAGATTATGTCCAGGTTACGAGCTGGCTAGAGTAGAACtctctgtttttcttcatcatcttgtCACCCAATTCAG TTGGGTTCCAGCAGAAAACGATAAGTTAGTATTTTTCCCAACGACAAGAACACAGAAGCGCTATCCTATATATGTGACGCGTAAGAACGAAACTACACAAAGTAAAGACAGCCATCCAGACACATGA